One Ignavibacterium sp. DNA segment encodes these proteins:
- a CDS encoding T9SS type A sorting domain-containing protein — protein MKNLLTVISVFLVSFLLFTVSVDAQIRTSFIADIDQLITSSEIVAESNHYSDMYDPGYSVYPGFPKQGMYNIFSPKTGAIYCNLDADAEMEILFGAGETLYAVNLDGSAVPGWPKTFTQYYEVAWGVSFGDVDGDGQEDVVVSAGGPLGGHIHAFKKDGTLLAGFPVSVGKYAMNPTLADLDGDGAMEMIIGTRTKQAFVYKGDGTVYPGWPKMMDWYVAASAAAGDVNDDGVMDVVMESRNLLYVWNKDGQILPGFPYAIMDSTIGSNSYSAPVLVDLTGDGKLEIVFCSHSDSTNAGGIVYAVKHDGTNLPGFPKTVNDWIYGAPIVADIDGDSELEIIIAEYGSSPTPQFYIYAFNLDGSMVSNFPMGPYHGTANQILVADIDNDGQFEIIFDENVVEVTTGRYRALNMEGSQVTGWPLELTQNTSFQQPLLGDLNNDGTLDMVGGSFNFDPSNKQVFLYVWNTGLPYNPTKIVNPMYQFNPQHSGVFVDPSLIPVELESFWVVINGSEATLQWITATELNNSGFEIERSADNISWDKIGFVQGIGSTTNKTTYTFVDANPITGKSYYRLKQIDYDGTYSYSKIITAEFYQIINYTIEQNYPNPFNPATVIKYNLPEESSVQIKIFNAVGELVSTLVDEIQNQGKYSKLFDASNLSSGVYFAVLNASSLSSNTSKTEMIKMLYLK, from the coding sequence ATGAAAAATCTACTTACTGTTATTTCTGTTTTTCTCGTTTCATTTTTGCTCTTTACTGTTTCTGTTGATGCACAAATAAGGACAAGCTTTATAGCGGATATTGATCAACTTATTACATCTTCTGAAATTGTTGCTGAATCAAATCACTACAGCGATATGTATGATCCTGGTTATTCAGTTTATCCCGGCTTTCCAAAACAAGGGATGTACAATATATTCTCACCTAAAACAGGTGCTATTTACTGTAATCTTGATGCAGATGCTGAAATGGAAATACTATTTGGAGCAGGCGAAACTTTATATGCTGTAAACCTTGATGGTTCCGCAGTACCAGGTTGGCCTAAAACATTTACTCAATATTATGAAGTTGCCTGGGGAGTATCTTTCGGAGATGTTGATGGTGATGGTCAAGAGGATGTAGTTGTTAGTGCCGGTGGTCCGCTTGGAGGACATATCCATGCTTTCAAAAAAGATGGAACCCTGCTGGCTGGTTTTCCGGTGAGTGTTGGTAAATATGCTATGAATCCAACATTAGCAGATTTAGATGGTGATGGCGCAATGGAAATGATTATTGGCACAAGAACTAAGCAAGCATTTGTATATAAAGGTGATGGAACTGTTTATCCAGGTTGGCCCAAAATGATGGATTGGTATGTTGCTGCATCAGCAGCTGCTGGTGATGTTAACGACGATGGGGTTATGGATGTTGTAATGGAATCTCGGAATCTTTTATATGTGTGGAACAAAGACGGACAGATATTACCCGGTTTTCCTTATGCAATTATGGATTCAACTATTGGTTCTAATTCATATTCTGCTCCGGTACTTGTTGATCTTACCGGTGATGGAAAACTTGAAATTGTTTTCTGTTCACATTCTGATTCTACTAATGCAGGTGGAATTGTATATGCCGTAAAACATGATGGGACAAACCTGCCCGGTTTTCCCAAAACAGTAAATGACTGGATATACGGCGCACCAATTGTTGCTGATATAGACGGTGATTCTGAACTTGAAATAATCATCGCTGAATATGGATCTTCTCCAACACCTCAATTCTATATTTACGCATTCAATTTAGATGGAAGTATGGTATCAAACTTTCCAATGGGACCATATCACGGCACAGCAAACCAAATCCTTGTTGCTGATATAGATAATGATGGACAGTTCGAAATAATTTTTGATGAAAATGTAGTTGAAGTTACAACCGGCAGATATCGTGCTTTAAATATGGAGGGTTCTCAGGTTACAGGCTGGCCTCTTGAGTTGACTCAAAATACAAGTTTTCAACAGCCACTGCTTGGAGATCTGAATAATGATGGCACACTTGATATGGTAGGAGGCAGTTTTAATTTTGATCCAAGCAACAAGCAGGTTTTTCTGTATGTCTGGAATACTGGTCTGCCTTATAATCCGACAAAAATCGTAAATCCGATGTATCAGTTTAATCCTCAGCATTCCGGAGTTTTTGTTGATCCTTCACTTATTCCTGTTGAACTTGAATCTTTTTGGGTTGTAATAAATGGAAGTGAAGCAACTCTGCAGTGGATAACCGCAACAGAATTAAATAACTCAGGATTTGAGATTGAAAGATCAGCCGATAATATTAGCTGGGATAAAATTGGTTTTGTTCAGGGAATTGGATCCACTACAAATAAAACAACATATACTTTTGTAGATGCAAATCCTATTACCGGAAAGTCTTACTATAGATTAAAACAAATCGATTATGATGGAACGTATTCTTATTCTAAAATTATTACGGCAGAGTTTTATCAGATTATCAATTATACAATTGAACAAAACTATCCAAACCCGTTTAACCCTGCTACTGTTATTAAATATAATCTGCCCGAAGAAAGCAGTGTTCAGATAAAAATATTTAATGCAGTTGGAGAGCTCGTAAGTACGCTGGTTGATGAGATACAAAACCAAGGAAAGTACAGCAAATTATTTGATGCTTCAAATCTTTCATCTGGAGTTTATTTTGCAGTGTTAAACGCATCGTCTTTAAGCTCAAACACAAGTAAAACTGAAATGATAAAAATGTTGTATCTGAAATGA
- a CDS encoding ATP cone domain-containing protein has protein sequence MKTHIKNVVKRSGAIVPFNQERISNAIYRAAVAVGGRDKSTAQSLSEQVVELLNQKFPEGSVPHIENIQDIVEKVLIENGHAKVAKEYILYREEAAKRREAEGRYASKINENIPWQKIWRNLDWAVSHNLHTVDHLNERIAKDEFPHIVHESEALYEDDVELAASLIIERLDSLRMVMISGPSSSGKTTTTIKLEQKLIKKGFKFKALNVDHYFFDLEFHPKDEFGDYDFETPQALDLELINEHLVKLSNSEEVMIPHYDFKTGTRRLNVTPMKLAKDELLLIDSLHGLYPSFSKDISAAVKFKLYLEPLLQMKGRDGRYIRWTDLRLIRRMLRDSVFRAYNPQQTLEHWHYVRGSELRNIIPYSNTADFVISSGMPYEVPVYANRMLKLFEEWKEKYIGDPLKADALERAIRVYEMLKTVTPVTDESAIPGDSVIREFIGGSALQYH, from the coding sequence ATGAAAACTCATATTAAAAATGTTGTTAAAAGATCCGGTGCTATTGTTCCTTTTAATCAGGAAAGAATTTCAAATGCAATCTATCGCGCTGCGGTTGCTGTTGGCGGAAGAGATAAGTCAACTGCACAAAGCTTGTCTGAACAGGTTGTTGAACTTCTTAATCAAAAATTTCCCGAAGGCAGTGTACCGCATATAGAAAATATTCAGGACATAGTTGAAAAAGTTCTGATTGAAAACGGGCATGCAAAAGTTGCTAAGGAGTATATTCTATATCGGGAAGAAGCAGCAAAACGACGGGAAGCTGAAGGGCGATATGCTTCAAAGATTAATGAGAATATCCCCTGGCAAAAAATCTGGCGTAACCTTGATTGGGCTGTTTCACACAATCTGCATACAGTTGATCATCTGAATGAAAGAATTGCTAAAGACGAATTTCCCCATATCGTTCATGAATCTGAAGCTCTTTATGAAGATGATGTTGAGCTTGCTGCCAGTTTAATTATTGAACGACTTGATTCATTAAGAATGGTGATGATAAGCGGACCATCATCATCCGGGAAAACAACCACAACAATTAAACTTGAGCAAAAGCTGATTAAGAAGGGATTTAAGTTCAAAGCTTTAAATGTTGACCACTACTTTTTTGATCTTGAATTTCATCCCAAAGATGAATTTGGAGATTATGATTTTGAAACCCCGCAGGCTCTTGATCTGGAGCTGATCAATGAGCATCTTGTAAAGTTAAGTAACAGTGAAGAAGTGATGATTCCACATTACGATTTTAAAACCGGTACAAGAAGGTTAAATGTAACACCAATGAAACTGGCAAAAGACGAACTTCTTTTGATTGATAGTTTGCATGGACTTTATCCCTCATTTAGTAAAGATATTTCTGCTGCTGTTAAATTTAAACTATACCTTGAACCGCTGCTGCAAATGAAGGGGAGAGATGGCAGATATATCCGCTGGACAGATTTGAGACTGATTAGAAGAATGTTACGCGATTCGGTTTTTCGTGCTTACAATCCACAGCAAACTTTAGAGCATTGGCACTATGTACGAGGTAGTGAATTAAGAAATATTATTCCGTACTCAAATACTGCGGATTTTGTTATCAGCAGCGGAATGCCTTATGAAGTTCCTGTCTATGCAAACAGAATGCTTAAGCTTTTTGAAGAATGGAAAGAAAAATATATAGGTGATCCTCTTAAAGCAGATGCACTTGAAAGAGCAATCAGAGTATATGAGATGTTAAAAACTGTAACCCCCGTTACCGATGAATCCGCAATTCCGGGGGATAGTGTAATCCGGGAATTTATTGGCGGAAGCGCTCTGCAATATCATTAA
- a CDS encoding matrixin family metalloprotease, producing the protein MKIFNRLTVVLLTGIIFFAFSDLNAQRSYYDKRQKSSSLKSSASETYHSVDNKSVLKKDVEPDLTYSNNRINKRNGKTSDTREFDSENYFRIDKSRNSLWDGKHWEDFRFPLNIYVKDSNSDYFKSSYKDYVKYALDVWRKADDRIMYNFVKSIKEADISVIFVENLGEEYEENYLGLTNYNVDKDKIIDFSKIQISLLKNGDEKVPPGELKATIIHEFGHALGLGHSKNEKDLMYPYISPEHTSEMNYDELSTGDKLAVKTLLDISFIKNYVWNNY; encoded by the coding sequence ATGAAAATTTTTAACCGGTTAACTGTCGTTTTGTTAACAGGAATTATCTTTTTTGCTTTTTCAGATCTTAATGCCCAAAGAAGTTATTATGATAAAAGGCAGAAAAGTTCATCATTAAAAAGTTCTGCATCTGAGACATACCATTCTGTTGATAATAAATCTGTCCTGAAGAAAGATGTCGAACCTGATTTAACCTACTCTAATAACAGAATAAATAAAAGGAATGGCAAAACTTCCGATACAAGAGAATTCGATTCAGAAAATTATTTCCGGATCGATAAAAGCCGCAACTCGCTTTGGGACGGAAAACATTGGGAGGATTTCAGATTTCCGCTTAACATTTATGTAAAGGATTCCAACTCTGATTATTTTAAATCATCCTATAAAGATTATGTAAAATATGCACTTGATGTTTGGCGAAAGGCTGATGACCGGATAATGTATAATTTTGTAAAATCCATTAAGGAAGCTGATATCTCCGTTATCTTTGTTGAAAACTTGGGCGAAGAGTATGAAGAAAATTATCTCGGCTTAACAAATTATAATGTAGATAAAGACAAAATAATTGATTTTTCTAAAATCCAGATCAGCTTGCTGAAAAATGGTGATGAAAAAGTGCCGCCTGGTGAGTTGAAAGCGACAATTATTCATGAGTTTGGGCATGCGTTAGGATTAGGACACAGCAAAAACGAAAAAGATCTGATGTATCCATATATTTCACCTGAGCATACTTCAGAAATGAATTATGATGAACTTTCAACCGGAGATAAATTAGCAGTTAAAACACTTTTGGATATTAGCTTTATAAAAAACTACGTTTGGAATAATTATTAA
- a CDS encoding DinB family protein, translating to MYYKLQDFLNDWKTESELTLKVFSNLTDESLSKKINENVRTAGKLAWHITTSVGEMAHQTGLSFKAVEGNLPVPLTAKEILNAYEEASENLITAINSNWNDDSLSVEDNMYGEMWKRGITLKVIIAHQIHHRAQLTVVMRLNGLKVPGVYGPAKEEWSEFGMPAQE from the coding sequence ATGTATTACAAACTGCAAGATTTTCTAAACGATTGGAAAACTGAATCTGAATTAACATTAAAAGTATTTAGCAATCTAACAGATGAATCATTATCTAAAAAGATTAATGAAAATGTAAGAACAGCAGGAAAGTTAGCCTGGCATATTACAACATCAGTGGGAGAAATGGCTCATCAAACCGGTTTATCATTTAAAGCAGTAGAAGGTAATTTACCTGTTCCGCTTACTGCTAAGGAAATCCTTAATGCTTATGAAGAAGCTTCAGAAAATTTAATAACTGCAATTAATTCTAACTGGAATGATGATTCATTATCTGTTGAAGATAATATGTATGGTGAAATGTGGAAAAGAGGTATTACATTAAAAGTTATAATTGCTCATCAAATTCATCATCGTGCACAATTAACTGTTGTGATGAGATTAAACGGACTTAAAGTACCTGGTGTTTATGGTCCAGCAAAAGAAGAATGGTCAGAGTTTGGAATGCCTGCACAGGAATAA
- a CDS encoding valine--tRNA ligase, with product MSAKSFTEIPKTYNPADVEDKWFKYWNDNNIFNSDIDETKKPYTIAIPPPNITGMLTMGHILNNTLQDIFIRTKRMQGYNACWVPGTDHASIATETKVTKFLADKQIDKYQIGREAFLEHCQEWKKEYGGIIIQQLKKLGVSCDWRRERFTMDDEYYHEVIKAFVDLYKEGKIYRGYRMVNWDPANKSAISDEEVIYKTVNGKLWYFKYPAIDSDEFVIVATTRPETMLGDTGIAVNPNDKRYKKLIGKKVLLPIAEREIPIFADEYVDLEFGTGVVKVTPAHDVNDYEMGQRHKLEMINIFNDNATTNNNVPEEFQNLDRYEVRKKVVARMEELGLLHKTEDYQNKVGYSERGNVPIEPYLSEQWFMKMDELAKPAVEVVQQGKVKFYPKHWEKTYFHWMENIKDWCISRQLWWGHRIPVWYCIGDDHCQLECKKPIVSIDPPEQCPHCGSKNLKQDEDVLDTWASSWLWAHAIFKTDDERKYYYPTNTLVTGPDIIFFWVARMIMAGMHFMKDIPFSDVYFTSIIRDIQGRKMSKSLGNSPDPLDVIKDYGADALRFTVIYLAPLGQDVLFSTDKCELGRNFANKIWNAGRFLLMNKETIKLNSSLSDKHKDFADEWIISRLNKTLQQLGKAMDEFEVNNAVKIIYSFIWNDFCDWYVEMIKNRLYSDNKEIKSATLTRAISIFEDALKMLHPFMPFITEELWQLIDERKVGESISTSEYPTFEERLIKDSADEEMDFVKDIITAIRNIRGEMNIAPSKKINAMIKSFSVKDYQIDYIKKLAKVEELTVDANIQKPKASASAVLRNVEIYIPLEGLIDLDVEKQRIQKEIVRLESSLAGIEKKLSNEKFVANASPEIVEKERTKQKDWKDNITKLKEILNNLK from the coding sequence ATGTCCGCAAAAAGTTTTACTGAAATTCCAAAAACATATAACCCCGCCGATGTTGAGGATAAATGGTTCAAGTATTGGAATGATAACAATATTTTTAATTCTGATATAGACGAAACAAAAAAGCCTTACACAATTGCAATCCCGCCGCCAAACATAACCGGTATGTTAACAATGGGACACATTCTTAATAACACTCTTCAGGATATATTTATCCGCACAAAAAGAATGCAAGGTTACAATGCTTGCTGGGTTCCCGGAACAGATCACGCATCAATAGCAACTGAAACAAAAGTAACAAAATTTTTAGCTGATAAACAGATTGATAAATATCAAATCGGAAGAGAAGCTTTTTTAGAACACTGCCAGGAGTGGAAAAAAGAATACGGCGGAATAATTATTCAGCAGTTAAAAAAACTCGGTGTCAGCTGCGATTGGCGGCGCGAGCGGTTTACGATGGATGATGAATATTATCACGAAGTTATAAAAGCATTTGTTGATCTATACAAAGAAGGAAAAATCTACCGCGGCTACAGAATGGTAAACTGGGATCCTGCAAATAAATCTGCAATCTCAGATGAAGAGGTAATTTATAAAACAGTTAATGGCAAATTGTGGTATTTCAAATATCCGGCTATAGATTCTGATGAGTTTGTTATTGTTGCAACAACCCGACCCGAAACAATGCTTGGCGATACAGGAATTGCAGTTAATCCGAATGATAAACGATATAAAAAACTAATCGGCAAAAAAGTATTACTGCCTATTGCCGAAAGAGAAATTCCAATATTTGCCGATGAATATGTTGATCTGGAATTTGGAACAGGTGTAGTTAAAGTTACTCCTGCGCACGATGTAAACGATTATGAAATGGGACAGCGGCACAAGCTGGAAATGATAAACATCTTTAATGATAATGCAACAACAAACAATAATGTTCCGGAAGAATTTCAAAATCTGGATCGCTATGAAGTAAGAAAAAAAGTTGTTGCACGAATGGAAGAGCTTGGCTTACTGCATAAGACTGAAGATTACCAAAATAAAGTTGGATATTCTGAACGCGGTAATGTTCCAATCGAACCTTATTTGAGCGAACAATGGTTTATGAAAATGGATGAGCTTGCAAAACCAGCAGTTGAAGTTGTTCAGCAAGGCAAGGTTAAGTTTTATCCAAAACATTGGGAAAAAACTTACTTCCACTGGATGGAAAATATTAAAGATTGGTGTATCTCCCGCCAGCTCTGGTGGGGACACAGAATTCCGGTTTGGTATTGTATCGGAGATGATCACTGCCAGCTTGAATGTAAAAAACCGATTGTTTCAATCGATCCACCGGAACAATGTCCGCACTGCGGTTCAAAAAATTTAAAACAGGATGAAGACGTTCTTGATACCTGGGCATCAAGCTGGCTGTGGGCGCATGCAATATTTAAAACTGATGATGAAAGAAAATATTATTACCCTACAAACACACTTGTTACCGGACCGGATATAATTTTCTTTTGGGTTGCACGAATGATAATGGCTGGAATGCATTTTATGAAAGACATTCCATTTAGCGATGTTTACTTTACAAGCATCATTCGCGATATACAGGGAAGAAAGATGAGTAAATCACTTGGCAACTCACCCGATCCGCTCGATGTGATTAAAGATTATGGAGCCGATGCTTTACGATTCACTGTAATTTATCTTGCCCCGCTTGGGCAGGATGTTTTATTCAGCACAGATAAATGTGAGCTTGGAAGAAACTTTGCAAATAAGATTTGGAATGCGGGAAGATTTTTGCTGATGAACAAAGAAACAATAAAATTAAATTCTTCTCTTTCAGATAAGCACAAAGATTTTGCAGATGAATGGATTATTTCTCGATTAAATAAAACTCTGCAGCAGCTTGGCAAAGCAATGGATGAGTTTGAAGTTAACAATGCAGTAAAAATTATTTATAGTTTTATATGGAATGACTTCTGCGACTGGTATGTTGAAATGATAAAGAACAGACTTTATTCTGATAACAAAGAAATAAAATCTGCAACACTAACCCGCGCAATTTCAATCTTTGAAGATGCATTAAAGATGCTTCATCCGTTTATGCCTTTTATAACAGAAGAACTCTGGCAGCTGATTGATGAAAGGAAAGTCGGCGAAAGTATTTCTACTTCGGAATATCCGACCTTTGAAGAGAGATTAATCAAAGACTCTGCTGATGAAGAGATGGATTTTGTAAAAGATATTATTACTGCAATAAGAAACATTCGCGGTGAAATGAACATTGCTCCATCTAAAAAGATAAATGCAATGATAAAATCTTTCTCTGTTAAAGATTATCAAATCGATTATATTAAAAAACTTGCAAAAGTTGAAGAACTGACCGTGGATGCAAATATCCAGAAACCAAAAGCAAGTGCTTCGGCAGTTTTAAGAAATGTAGAAATTTATATTCCGCTTGAAGGATTGATTGATCTTGATGTTGAAAAACAAAGAATACAAAAAGAGATAGTCAGATTAGAAAGCTCACTTGCCGGGATTGAAAAAAAACTTTCTAATGAAAAATTTGTTGCTAATGCTTCTCCGGAAATTGTAGAAAAAGAAAGAACAAAACAAAAAGATTGGAAGGACAATATCACAAAGCTGAAAGAAATACTAAATAATCTAAAATAA
- a CDS encoding HAD family acid phosphatase, giving the protein MNRSIIFIFITVSCVVFYSCCPTELQNLSAAKKQVEHYYEDGLFDKELDEIIADAKMKFSKVEVKQNSAVIFDVDDTALLNYESSKKMGFGYVKDIVDKLVSNAKVPAIHQVRDLYSYLLSRNIKIIFLTGRFSNEYDYTFQNLVYEGYSKFDTLIVRRAGEEKLSAVEYKSNTRTALTQQGYEIIGNVGDQWSDLEGPFSGIKIKIPNYLYEIR; this is encoded by the coding sequence ATGAATAGATCAATAATTTTCATTTTTATTACAGTATCCTGCGTTGTTTTTTATTCGTGCTGCCCAACGGAACTTCAAAACCTTTCTGCTGCAAAAAAACAAGTTGAGCATTATTATGAAGATGGTCTGTTTGATAAAGAGCTTGACGAAATCATTGCTGATGCAAAAATGAAATTCAGTAAAGTTGAGGTAAAACAAAATTCTGCTGTCATTTTTGATGTTGATGATACAGCATTGCTTAATTATGAATCAAGCAAGAAAATGGGCTTTGGATATGTTAAGGATATTGTTGATAAATTGGTATCGAATGCAAAAGTGCCGGCTATTCATCAGGTAAGAGATTTGTACAGCTATTTGTTGAGCCGGAATATTAAAATTATTTTCCTTACCGGCAGATTCAGCAATGAGTATGATTACACTTTCCAAAATCTTGTCTATGAAGGTTATTCAAAGTTTGATACACTAATTGTAAGAAGAGCGGGAGAAGAGAAATTATCTGCTGTTGAATATAAATCCAACACAAGAACTGCATTGACACAACAAGGATATGAAATTATAGGAAATGTTGGTGATCAGTGGAGCGATTTGGAGGGACCCTTTAGCGGAATTAAAATTAAAATTCCGAATTATCTGTATGAGATCAGGTAA
- a CDS encoding neutral zinc metallopeptidase: MRWQGRKGSSNVEDRRGLSSKGVIGGGIGGIAIILIVMLLGGDPSSLLQNLQTTDQSSTTNYSETAEEKELASFVSVVLAETENVWHTIFTDLGREYVEPKLVLFNGSVQSACGVAGSSTGPFYCPGDQKLYIDLSFYNELQKRFKAPGDFAMAYVVAHEVGHHIQNLLGTMDKVQSLRSRLSEEEYNQYSVRLELQADFYAGVWAHYTDKLEGLLEEGDLDEALNAASAVGDDNIQKQMQGYVVPESFTHGTSAQRKKWFYKGYISGDIRQGDTFSDKDL; the protein is encoded by the coding sequence ATGAGATGGCAGGGAAGAAAAGGAAGTTCAAATGTTGAAGATAGACGCGGTCTTTCGTCAAAAGGAGTTATCGGCGGAGGTATTGGCGGAATTGCAATTATTCTTATTGTGATGCTTTTGGGCGGAGATCCTTCTTCATTACTGCAGAATCTTCAAACTACTGATCAGTCATCTACAACTAACTATTCGGAAACAGCAGAGGAAAAAGAGCTTGCAAGTTTTGTTTCTGTTGTGTTAGCTGAAACTGAGAATGTCTGGCATACTATCTTTACTGATTTGGGAAGAGAATATGTTGAACCAAAATTGGTTTTATTTAATGGCAGCGTGCAATCTGCCTGCGGAGTTGCCGGATCATCTACAGGACCATTTTACTGTCCGGGCGATCAAAAGCTGTATATTGATTTAAGTTTTTACAATGAACTTCAGAAGAGATTTAAAGCTCCCGGCGATTTCGCTATGGCTTATGTAGTTGCTCACGAGGTTGGGCATCATATACAAAATCTTCTCGGAACAATGGATAAGGTTCAGAGCCTTCGCTCAAGATTAAGTGAAGAAGAGTATAATCAATATTCGGTAAGGCTGGAACTTCAGGCAGATTTTTATGCAGGAGTATGGGCTCATTATACTGATAAGTTGGAAGGATTACTTGAAGAGGGTGATTTGGATGAAGCATTAAACGCAGCAAGCGCAGTGGGTGATGATAATATTCAAAAACAAATGCAGGGTTACGTTGTTCCGGAATCTTTTACTCATGGAACTTCTGCACAAAGAAAAAAGTGGTTTTATAAAGGATATATCAGCGGTGATATCAGGCAGGGTGATACATTTAGTGATAAAGATTTATAG
- a CDS encoding alpha/beta hydrolase-fold protein, which translates to MQKIRRKPGQEIDEVIGKVEYHKEFYSVLLDNKRDIVVWMPKGYGSSKKSGKRYPVLYMQDGQNILDPKTAYTGKDWRIDETVTRLIKQKKIKEIIVVGIYNTAERLDEYSWSEKGQNYLKFIVTELKPFIDSVYKTLPDKDNTAIMGSSMGGLISFYAAWHHPDVFSMAGCMSSSFYYNNDRSIKQVEDYQGQKKHVKFYIDHGEDGAIRGQRMSVALSKRGYIIGQDIDYYYAPGAEHNEKEWAARLERPLIFFFKNPK; encoded by the coding sequence TTGCAAAAAATACGCAGAAAGCCCGGGCAGGAAATTGACGAGGTTATTGGCAAAGTTGAGTATCATAAGGAATTTTATTCGGTTTTGCTTGATAACAAACGAGATATAGTAGTTTGGATGCCAAAAGGATATGGCTCATCGAAAAAATCTGGGAAACGGTATCCGGTTCTTTATATGCAAGATGGACAAAATATTCTGGATCCTAAAACTGCATATACAGGAAAAGATTGGCGGATTGATGAAACAGTTACTAGACTTATCAAACAGAAAAAGATAAAAGAAATTATAGTAGTAGGAATTTATAACACAGCCGAAAGACTTGATGAATATAGCTGGAGCGAAAAAGGACAAAATTATCTAAAGTTTATTGTAACCGAGCTGAAACCCTTTATTGATTCTGTTTACAAAACGCTGCCTGATAAAGATAACACTGCAATTATGGGTTCATCAATGGGCGGATTGATTTCATTTTATGCCGCATGGCATCATCCTGATGTTTTTTCAATGGCTGGATGTATGTCAAGTTCATTCTATTATAATAATGATAGAAGCATAAAACAGGTTGAAGATTATCAAGGACAAAAAAAACACGTTAAGTTTTATATTGATCACGGTGAAGACGGAGCAATACGAGGACAAAGAATGTCTGTTGCACTTTCTAAAAGAGGATATATAATTGGACAGGATATTGATTATTATTATGCACCAGGGGCAGAGCATAATGAAAAAGAATGGGCAGCAAGATTGGAAAGACCATTGATTTTCTTTTTTAAAAATCCAAAATAA